The genomic stretch CCTCTCAACATCGCCTGACGACGCgggcaatcccaagaagcatttTGCGGTCTTTGAGAGTGCTGGGAAGCGGGGACTGTTTTTCTTCCAGAACTGGAGAGGGTCCGCATTTTGTGGGGGCGCTTGAAGATACTGCTCTACCTCTGTTTGACAACTGCTCATGGGTCGTGCAACTTCATCCAAGAAAGCAAAGATGCTATTTGCCGACGGTGCCTCCATTTCTTCTGATGCTAGAACGTAGTTCAACGAAAAACAGTTAACACAGCTCGTCAAATCACTGTGTGGCAGTCTGTAGCTTAGATTAACAGACCCATGTCGTAAGCTCAACAATTCACCCCATACCTGAATTTTGGTCGTTCTCGCAGTCCTCAGCATTGAACTTCTCAACTGCCGCAGACAGGAGTTGCTTTGCGAGCTCGCTCGAGCACAGTTGTGGCATGCTGGGGGTGAGTGTCTTTCTGTCGAACAGCCGTGTCTTGATATTTGGGTGGAGAAGAGCTGACACAACATATGGTGTTTCTAGGAGAACATTTCCAAAACGTTCTTTGACTTGCGCTTGAAGCTGCTGTCGAAGGATCGGGAACCTCCTGTCGTCAACTGCCTG from Ornithodoros turicata isolate Travis unplaced genomic scaffold, ASM3712646v1 ctg00001530.1, whole genome shotgun sequence encodes the following:
- the LOC135377061 gene encoding uncharacterized protein LOC135377061, whose product is LRKIQAVDDRRFPILRQQLQAQVKERFGNVLLETPYVVSALLHPNIKTRLFDRKTLTPSMPQLCSSELAKQLLSAAVEKFNAEDCENDQNSASEEMEAPSANSIFAFLDEVARPMSSCQTEVEQYLQAPPQNADPLQFWKKNSPRFPALSKTAKCFLGLPASSGDVERLFCIAGSLKRARRASLSIAKVAEMLLYWEHRIPSISRNLGQK